The Leucobacter viscericola genome includes a window with the following:
- a CDS encoding NAD-dependent epimerase/dehydratase family protein, whose product MNAEAAKTGRRVLITGGNGFLGRSVIEQLCGAGRFAGVEHVVSADIRLPADGDRIPNVSYELCDVTDAAALPPLLRMHRITTVIHLASIVNPGKQTTEAQEYAVDVTGSRNTIDACLTEGVQRIIVSSSGAAYGYHADNPEWLTESDPLRGNDEFSYSKHKRLVEEMLAECGEQHPELEQSIFRIGTILGEGLQNQITALFDAKRVLAIAGSDSPYVFIWHSDVAAVLAKAVTSPVTGIFNVAGTGALTIQNIAARMGKRNLTLPAWLLSAGLTVGHALRLTPHTAARVNFVRYRPVLSNAALIERFGYTPSKTSAEAFEAFRASR is encoded by the coding sequence GTGAACGCTGAGGCGGCAAAGACGGGTCGCCGCGTGCTCATTACCGGTGGTAACGGGTTTCTGGGGCGCTCCGTCATCGAGCAACTGTGTGGTGCGGGCAGGTTCGCTGGCGTTGAACACGTGGTGAGCGCAGATATTCGCCTGCCCGCCGACGGAGACCGGATCCCGAACGTGAGTTATGAACTCTGCGATGTGACGGACGCGGCCGCGCTGCCGCCGCTACTGCGCATGCACCGGATCACAACCGTGATCCACCTCGCCTCGATCGTCAATCCCGGCAAACAGACGACCGAGGCGCAGGAGTACGCGGTCGATGTCACCGGCAGCCGCAACACGATTGACGCCTGCCTCACAGAGGGAGTGCAGCGCATCATCGTGTCCTCGAGCGGCGCTGCCTACGGGTACCACGCCGACAACCCCGAGTGGCTCACTGAGTCGGACCCGCTGCGCGGCAACGACGAGTTTTCGTACAGCAAACACAAACGCCTTGTCGAAGAGATGCTGGCTGAGTGCGGTGAGCAGCACCCGGAGCTCGAGCAGAGCATCTTCAGGATCGGCACGATCCTCGGAGAGGGCTTGCAGAACCAGATCACCGCACTGTTCGATGCGAAGCGGGTGCTCGCGATTGCGGGCAGTGACTCCCCCTACGTGTTCATCTGGCACAGTGACGTGGCAGCGGTACTTGCTAAGGCCGTGACAAGCCCGGTTACCGGCATCTTCAACGTGGCGGGAACCGGCGCTCTCACGATCCAGAACATTGCCGCACGCATGGGCAAGCGCAATCTGACGCTGCCGGCCTGGCTGCTTTCAGCGGGACTCACGGTTGGCCACGCGTTGCGCCTGACCCCGCACACGGCGGCCCGCGTAAACTTCGTGCGCTATCGCCCGGTGCTGAGCAATGCGGCGCTCATAGAGCGCTTCGGATACACCCCGAGCAAAACCTCCGCCGAGGCCTTTGAAGCTTTCCGAGCGAGCCGCTAG